AAAGTACAGTGATGGATTTTTGATACTATGGAGCTTCTTTGTTCCACTTGACTTGTTAGGGTCAATTGAATCATGAAGTACCAGGACATTTTAGCCTGGTCTCCTCAGCCAGAAGGCTGTTTGCACATCGAAATCCACAAAGAAATGGTTAATTGACATGAAAATGTAGCAATGCCTATCTCAGTCTCCAGATTTgaatcctattgaaaacatgtggtttgaattgaagagggcagtccATAAGCGCAGACTGGAGGATGTCAAAGATCTGGAAatattctgtatggaggaatggtatTTGATCCTTTCCAATGTGTCCAATctcataaaataattatttgaaaaaacCCTGGTCAAGGAGAGGTTGCcaatcatttttaaaatatattggaaaatacatttatgatcTAGGAACTGTCATTTTAGTTGATACCCttcaaagtaaaatatatttagaaaatgacaatatagctcattacctgtgttgtttatttcataCAACCTTTTTTGCTAATCTCTTTCAAGGGTGCAACTAACTTTGGGGATGACTATATTTTTTTGGACAATAGTATAGCAGACATGACAGTACTGTCACAGTATCCTGGGTCCCAcccccagcctgtctgtctgtctgttcaccTAATAAGCAACATGTGCAGTATGAGCTCTCAACCAATAAAAACCCAGAGCCAGTCTCAGCCTTTGTCACTGTCCAATAAGAAATCAAACACAGAAAGGCAAAGACAGTCCAAATAACACTTTCACAGCATTACATTTATAACTGATGGTCTCACTGACGCCATGGAATGTTGTTGCAAGGTGATCATCCCTCTGTAACTCAGTgagtataaataaataaaggccTTTAAATCCTGCCAACGTGACATGCAAGTTAATGCCGTCCCAGATTAGTGCTGTATGTACCTACCTTTCCTTGATGTGATGACAGAAGCGTTAGGCAGCCAGATGGAGGAGGGGTAATGTCTAAGGAAGAAGGaacgccccccccccttcaaccccctcccccccagctTCTCCCTGCTCCTCAACAGTGACACAGGCAGCTGCTCCACAGACCGATGGGCTGTTTACATGGAAACCATACTCGTTCTCACGCTGCTCTCCTTCGCACAAAGCAACCCTGCCCCGGGTTGCTTCCAAATGATTGCCCGTCTGCCTCTATGTCTCCTGGCCACACATCTATTCCCCTAGCCGGTGCACTGTTGATGTTTTTAGACAACAACAGCAGCTCCAAGGATGCCGCAACCAGAGCCCTGTGATCCAAATGCCCTCAACCCTGCTGTGATAGGTCGAATGGTGTGCAAGCCGCAGCTGCCGTTGGCTCCCTGAACTGTCCATCTGGCTTTATGGGAATGCGAATGGGCTTTATTGGTTGGGGGCGTCAGGCCAATGCGTGGGATTACATCCGGGTGGCTAGCCTGTGGGAATTAACACTTTGATGTCACTTCCTCTCAAAGCAAGGGACTGGAGATCCTCAGGGAGGCCTATAGGTACTTTCACTCAAAAGAAATTTGTTGgagaacattttgttgttgttgttgtcatttaGAGAAATACCACAAATGAGATACTTCATTTACAAAAAAGCCAGCCTAAATAAATGAGGTGCAACACCCACGGTCACAGTCACATATTTATGTGAAGCTACATATTAATGTCTCAAAGACAAATAGACGGCAAATGCCTTGTTTAATCAGCATACATGGTGAAAACAGTTAAAGTAACCCACACTGTCAACATTGACCCCAATCTTCTTTGTAGTCTTTGGTTTGCTTAGCTCATATTGAAGGAATACCTGGTCATCATGGCCACAAATTGTGAgaagaaaatgttgtttttaatgatgAAATATCATTATACAAGCCGTTCATTGAGACTAAATTAAAATAGTTCTTGATTGGATTTTGTCAAAGACTAGTCTAACCTTACCTTCCTAATCAATAGTTCCATCGTCTTTATCGGCCTCCTTCATCATCTGTTCCTCCTCTAACTCATTTAATGGTTCTCTTGCGTTCATCAACACATTCCTGAAAAATTGTGCTGCTTTGTTGCTGAATATAATTGGCATTAAAATGAATCTATGGAACAGTCTGGGGGAAAACTAAACTGACACCAAGCCCTAGTTTCTGTAAGGCTGGGCTTACTTCAGGGTATTGCACTCAACTTATCCCTTGGCCTCTTTGTCGAAAACTTTGAAAGCAGCTCAAAGCTTGGCATCCTGGCCCTTCGTCCATTCATGAACCAATGTCATCCAACCCAAGAAGCTCTAACAGTTAAAAGCACCTTTGCCTGTGATGATACCAAAAGAGGAGATAATAATGATATTACAACAAGCAATCTGTCTATTGGAAACAATTATGAGAATGCATCATTCTTCATTATacaattttctttaaatgtactTTGAATAAATTGAAATGAGGAGAGAGTTAAGACGGTCTTTAAAGTAGCAGGGGAATAGGTGTAATTTTTACAGTGTGGTTGATCTCTATTAGCTATAGGGAATGTCTTTGACAAAGACAGATGAACTGGATCTGAGGACCAGCGCTTGTATGTCAGAAGTGAAACACTGACATCTAGTGATGACAGAGAAATCTTACAAATTTCATCTCAACCTGTCACTACAATGCCACACTTTTCAGGTCTAGCTCTCAAAAAAAGTGTTCTTAATTGAAAATGTGAGAATAGTGCAACTCTATAATAGTGCAACGGTAGATTAGCAGACACAAGGTGGTGGGGTATCACAAGGTGGTGGGGTATCACAAGGTGGTGGGGTATCTGGTCTAAATACCATGCCTAAGAGCTGTTCTTGGACAAGACACCTTGCGGGGTGTCTGGGTATAGCACTTAGTCCTGttttattggccatataccacaaaccactgagatgccttattgttaTTATGAACTAATTAACAACACAATTAGAACAGTACGGAAAGGTTTTGCAGACATGGAATAAACTTAGTCctggacacaaaaaaaaacaagctccaTGGGGATTTCCATGGTTAtgactttttactgctctaagtgtgttggtaactggtttataagatTAATAAATCTCAGGGGTTTGCGAggtattatattatgtattatatAACATTCTCTCATGCGTAATTgcttacatatacagtggggcaaaaaagtatttagtcagccaccaattgtgtaagttctcccacttaaaaagattaataaaaaatcctacaatgtgattttcaatgTGATCTCTGCCAATCAGCATTTTGGATTTGAACCTCCACATAATACCACATCAGTGACGCTGGataacactgtaataattagTCAAAAAATACAAACCAGTTTCCAGAAAAGTTTGGAAACTTaggaaaatgcaaataaaaacaaaatgcaataatgtgcaaatcatttaatctatatatttaattgaaagaagtacaaaagacaacatatcaaatgttgaaattgagaaatgttattatatttggaaaaatacatgctatTTTGAATGATGCCCGTCAACACAATTCAAAACGTTGGGACAGAGGAATCTTAagcattgtgttgcatcacctcttctttcaacaatactttctaagtgtttgggaactgaggagaccatttGCTGTGGTTTTGAAAGCGGattgttgtcccattcttgcttgatataggattgcagctgctcaacatttcaggGTTTCCTTCGcagtatttgtcatttcataatgtgccaaatgttttcaatgggtggtaggtttggactgcaggcaagccagtttcttttactatggagccatgctgttgtaatatgtgcagaatgtggcttggcattgtcttgctgaaaataCATtctctggatggcagcatatgttgctccaaaacctgtatatattgttcagcattaatggtgccttcacagaagtgcaagtcacccatgccatgtgcactaatgcacccctataccatcacggatgttggcttttgcactgtgcgcagataagaagccagatggtccctctcatctttagcctggaggatgcagcatccataataaatgttgatttgtcagaccacaggacagttttccactgtCCTGTGTACACTGCCTCAGTACATCAAAAATGAGCTTGAGCCTAGAGAAGGTGTTGgcatttctggattttgtttatgtatggttccttctttgcatggtagagttttaacttgcatttgtggatgcagtgacatactgtgttcacacacaatggtttttggaagtatttctgagcccatgcattGATTTCCACTACATAATCATGTCGGTTTTTAATGCATTACCGCCTGAGGGCCCACCCAAtcttggttttcagccttgtcccttgcgtacaaaGATTACTCTAGATTCTcaaaatcttttaatgataaaaGATTACTGTAGTAATCTTGCAGTTTTCTTGCAATTTTACGTTATGATatattattcttgaattgtggcactatttgcccacgcaggctttcacagagtggtgaacccctccccatcctcacttctgacagacccatcctctctggaatgatcatTTAATACCcattcatgttactgacctgttgccaattgaactaattagttgtgtgatattgcaccaggtttagttttttagcaatGCAAAACGCTTCCAGTCTTTTGCTGCATCTGCAcaagcttttttgaaacgtgctgctaaaataaaattcaaaatgagcatgtCTTTTGGTAGTCCAGTATATTTCTTAgttccaacatttgatatgctgtcttggtactatttgcTATTGAATAAAGGattcaaatgatttgcacatcattgcattctgtttttcgtTACATTTTATACAACCGTTTTGGGAACAGGGCTTTAGTTAGGAAAGAGTATGTCAAGCAAATAATACACTGTGGTTCCATTAAATAGAGGCCATATTATGAAAGATATATTTACCATCTTTGTCCACATCTTTGGCCATCTGAAGGAGCTCCCTTTTGGTAGGATTAATACCCATTAAGCTCATCAGTCACTCCAGTTCTTGTCTTCACAGTTCCTTTTCCTTCCACATCAAACATCTCAGACATCTTTATACTCAGTAATCAGCTCTGCTGATAAAACGGTTGCCTTTGGGTGGGCAGggatttttaaatataaatatatatattgttggaactgaaacataaaatattttgatgatttaattgtatttcttATCTCTGGCAGTAATTAACACGCTCTAATACACTTTCATGTTCATGCCAAAACATTTCTTACATTAAAAAGACGACccaatactgtcaaattctagAACACCATGTTAATACTTTCTAATGTTTACTCACCTTGTTGACGTCATGTTGAAAAATTTACTGGAGACAAACTCTATGTTTGATATTACTCAAGAATCTCTCTTACCATTCCCTTGGGTTAAGTGTACAAGGAGACCTTTTATGGTATTTAAGCTAAGGGATGGGGCTCACACTTTGTTCAAGAGGCATCTGTTCTGTATTTGCTGAGATCATAGTGCCAAGAGAATCGTTGTTAGCACTGGTATACATATGTGTGTAAAACATGTGATTACATCTCATATAATATTACCAGCATGCCAATTTGtcaatgaaaatatttgtgatTAATAATGATTAGGAATgtaaatatacatgtatgttAGTAAATACCAAATAAGGTTCTACATAATAAGGTTCCTTCATGCCATTAGCTTTCAGCAGCTCCCTTTACAGCAGGTGCTGTGCAGTCCCGAGTGAAATCTCTTTAGTACAGTGTACCAAATAAGGAAGGGAATTAGAGCATTAGTTATTTCTAATAGTACAGGAGTTCAATTAAACCGAAGAAGCTCcacagggaacatttagaatATTCTACTTTATTCTAACATGGTTCACAGTCATCACTAGTAAGACAAAGCCTTAGGCTAATAGATTATTTGTTACAAGATAAGAACACATTTAATGAAGTAGTGTTCTACTTTTTCTTActtatctctttctcttttttcatttGTCATGAGAATGAGACCATCTTCCTGTACCCTCAAAGAAACCACATGTAAATGTTCTGGTACAtacggtggggagaacaagtatttgatacactacagatttcgcaggttttcctacttacaaagcatgtacatttttgtaatttttatcataggtacacttcaactgtgagtgacggattctaaaacaaaaatccagaaaatcacattgtatgatttttaaataatgaatttgcattttattgcatgacataagtatttgatcacctaccaaccagtaagaattccggctctcacagacctgttagtttttctttaagaagccctcctgttctccactcattacctgtattaactgcacctgtttgaacttgttacctgtataaaagacacctgtccacacattcaatcaaacagactccaatctctccacaatggccaagaccagaaacctgtgtaaggacatcagggataaaattgtagacctgcacaaggctgggatgggctacaggacaatagacaagcagcttggtgagaaggcaacaactgttggcgcaattattaggaaatggaagaagttcaagatgacggtcaatctccctcggtctgaggctccatgcaagagctcacctcgtggggcatcaatgatcatgaggaaggtgagggatcagcccagaaatacacggcgggacctggtcaatgacctgaagatacctgggaccacagtctcaaagaaaaccattagtttttaccacagtctcaaagaaaaccattagaccatctggatgatccagaggaggaatgggagtgGTTTGCTAAGACAAAAAttaagctttttggtctaaactccactcgctgtgtttggaggaagaagaaggatgagtacaaccccaagaacaccatcccaaccgtgaagcatggaggtggaaacataattttttggggatgcttttctgcaaaggggacaggacgactgcaccgtattgagggtaggatggatggggccatgtattgcgagatcttggccaacaacctccttccctcggtaatagcattgaagatgggtcgtggctgggtcttccagcatgacaacgaccagaaacacacaggcagggcaactaaggagtggctccgtaagaagcatctcaaggtcctggagtggcctagccagtctccagacctgaacccaaaagaaaatctttggagggagctgaaagtctgtattgcccagcacctccccgaaacctgaagtatctggagaaggtctgtatggagaagtgggccaaaatccctgctgcagtgtgtgcaaacctggtcaagaactacaagaactacagaaggtttctgtaccaaatattaagttctgcttctctgatgtatcaaatacttatgtcatgcaataaaatgcaaattaatttcttagaaatcatacaatgtgattttctggatttttgttttagattccgtcactcacagttgaagagtacctatgataagaattacagacttctacatgctttgtaagtgggaaaacctgcaaaatcggcagtgtatcaaatacttgttctcc
This sequence is a window from Esox lucius isolate fEsoLuc1 chromosome 17, fEsoLuc1.pri, whole genome shotgun sequence. Protein-coding genes within it:
- the LOC105025440 gene encoding LOW QUALITY PROTEIN: calglandulin (The sequence of the model RefSeq protein was modified relative to this genomic sequence to represent the inferred CDS: inserted 4 bases in 2 codons; substituted 4 bases at 4 genomic stop codons), with the translated sequence MKKEKEIKLITEYKDVXEMFDVEGKGTVKTXELEXLMSLMGINPTKRELLQMAKDVDKDGKGAFNCXSFLGWMTLVHEWTKGQDAKLXAAFKVFDKEAKGXVECNTLKNVLMNAREPLNELEEEQMMKEADKDDGTIDYSQFVAMMTRYSFNMS